TTAACTTCCTCTAAATGCTGGAATAAAAAGCATCTCTTGCCTTTGGCGACTAGTGTTCTCGTTTCCTCTAGAGTCAGTGCGCTTCACTCGGCCCAGTTCCCTCGTGTTTCCGCGCTCTCATCTTCTGGTGTCTCCCGCAGGTCCAGCTGGGAGCTTCCGGATCTCAGAGACGGAAAAATCCAAGCCATCAGCGACTCGGACGGTGTCAACTACCCGTGGTATGGCAACACCACCGAGACATGCACCATTGTGGGTCCCACCAAGAAGGACACCAAGTTCACCGTCAGCATGAACGATAACTTCTACCCCAGCGTGACGTGGGGCGTCCCGGTGAGCGACAGCAACGTTCCCATGCTCAGCAGCATCTGGAGGGACCAGAGCTTCACCACGTGGCTGGTGGCAATAAACCAGGCGTCGGGTGAGATCCTGGTGCTGCAGACGGTGCGCTGGCGCATGCGTCTGCACATCGAGGTGGATCCGGACAAGCCGCTGGGACAAAGAGCCAAGCTGCGCGAGCCGATCGCGCAAGAGCAGCCGCAGGTGCTGGGCAAGAACGAAGCCATCCCGCCCAACGCCATGGTCAAACCCAACGCCAATGACGCGCAGGTACTGATGTGGCGGCCGAAAGCGGGCGAGCCGGTGGTGGTCATCCCTCCCAAACACTGAGACTGGGACGAGCTTCTACCTGCAAAACGGGTCGGGAATCACTGTGCTAAACGCCACTGCAAAATATAAAGGCTTTTTTGTGTGGGAATATTGCTTGACGAAATGCGATGTCTCTGACGAATGGAAAGAGGGTCCGTCTCAATCAGCACCCTAGTTGACTGATCAGGGTGGTCGTCTCAATCGCAAATCCTTCCAGTGCACTGAAACTTTTGTTTcctaaaaagtcccacaatgcacttcAAAACATCTCCAGTTACCTaatgtaacctcggttccctgagaggagggaacgagacactgcgttaTCGAAGATATCGCTATGAGGAAGGAGGGAATTACCCCAATAGAGTCATCTTCGACGATCCAACGAAAGGGAACCATGTTCCATTAATGGAAATTCTGAAGCATGAAACATAAATTGCTCAAATCAACTCAATactatggagcccctaaagggacatggtgatagaaaaaatatgagatggaagGAAAAGATATAcatcaatgcttttgcgttctctTGCAAATCTTTTGCGTTTCCCAGAACAACTTTACATTCACTTCCAAAACCTGTGCGTTATTTCATAAAACTTTTGCGTTcgcccgagaaactttgcattcactcgcAAAACTTTTCCCAGAGAAATTTTGCGTTCACTTCCAAAACCTTTGCATTCCCGCAAGAAATTTTCCATTCGCTTGCAAAAGCTGTTCTCTAGTAAAACGTTCACCTGAGACTCTTTAGCCTCGCTCAAATCAGATTATTTGCGTATCCGATTGGAATCTATTCTAAAAATTTTGTGTATCGCAAGTGTTCAGATCTGCTTTTTTGTTTTCCggaatatctgcattggtttctatggcaatgacGTTGCGTTCGTAGGTATacgccaaaaacaacaacaacaaccacagCATGGAGGGGTTTGCAATACAGATGTTATCTTATTTACATCATGACAATGTGTAGCCGCCGGCGCTGGATGACTGCGTTATGATAAGGCAACGGCAGAAACATGGTAGGATGGTATGAGCGACTTTATTCCGTCCTGTCGTCTCCGCCGGTCGCAAAACATGTCTCAGTTATAGCCTATTGCTAATTTCTGCTCGTCCGGCACATTGCAACAACACAGCATTGTTTCTGCAGCgactttcagcatgtttccGTTGCATGAGTCACATAAACCACGTGAAATCCAATCGGAACAGTCAGACTGAAACTGATTTCCAGAAATGCGATTTGAATAGGATTccaaaccacatatgaatgtagctcGAAATGCATTTCATGAGGTATTTGGCCATTCAGACTTGCTAAATCTGAtcggatatgcacaaaaatcggatttggactgacagtctgaacaaGGCTTTTGTGTTTTGAGAAACTGCGTTCGCTTCCAAAATTTCTTGCGGGAACACAAAGGTCTTGCGTTCGCTtccaaaacttttacatttctcAGAGTAACTTTGCGTTCACTTCcaaaacctttgcgttcccgtgagaaactttgcattcgctcgCAAATAACTCAAAAGTTTTGTCAGTGAAAGCAAAAGCATTGACATATAGTTTTTCTGCCCATCTCATAGGggacatgtattttttttaaacatcttaTTTTAGTAAAGTTCAGtcagctttatttatatagcgctatacaatacagattgtttgaAAGCAGCTTTAGAGTGATAAACACAGACGGGCAGTGAACATGATCTAGCtactatttataattaatttacagCTGAAAAGTGTAAAAGGGAAAGTACTTTGAGTAGCAGTAcaaaaaataatgtcagaaaGATATCTGTgctgctgttgttcataaattGACGTTGTCAGTCATCAGTGTGTAGTGATTGACTGCCTAGGGAGCtggagagctgattgagacgcacccagACTGTTCAATTCACGCTGCCTTAAGTTTACATTGCTTTCACTGCAAACTTTCGCCTTAAATCAAGTGCAATGCAGTAAACCTCGCACATCCTACCTGTCAGATGGTAGAATTTGCACTGATCGTGTCCCAGTTAGTCCTCGGTCTGAGGGGACGGCAATGAACCAAACCAGGACACCAGACCGGAGCGGGACGCCGTTATTATGcattcagtgttttcaacaGGAGCTTCAGTGTTTTTGTTCCCCGTCGACCAGCCACTGATGCACTTCTGCTGTGTTTTACAAGAGCGGAGagtccaaaaatatatattttctactaCATGTGAGTTGTCAAGATGTCAAGACATCGTGGCCAATCAATAGAGTTATTACGAACGAACGCGCAAACAATCAGTTCTCCTGGCGTTTGAACGACGGACACGTATATGTGTGAGGCGACAGAAGCGCTGAAGGCTGCATCTGCTCTCCTCATTGATCTCCTCCTAAAATCAAACACAATCAGCAGAAGCTGCGAGGGAGAAATGTGTGTTTTCCGAATGACTGCTGCTCGTGTCCAGGCCACAATTCTgcacaaaatcaaaagaactgcacattattttcatgacagttGAGTGCGTTTCCTCCTCTCCTCGCTGTCATACAGCGATGTTTTTTGAAATCAGCATCAATGAAAGGCAGATACCACTATAATGAGCACTAGCAGTCGAAACTTtggaataattaataatcagcatattagaatgatttctgaaaggtcatgtgacactgattggagtaatggtgctgaaaattcagctttgatcacaggaataaattatagtttactatatattcacatagaaaacggctgttttacattataaaatatttaaaaaattttaaccataaatgcaaCATTGGttatttcaaaaataataataattccaaacttttgactgataGTGCATAAAtactttaacatttaaataatctatttttttgcattgcagTGTTGGAGAATTTGAAGGCAAATTTGCTTAATATATTAGTAAAAATGGCAATTATGCACACTTTTGATCCATTCTGAGCTCAGTCAAACTTAATAAGATAAAACACTTCAGCGCTTCCTGATGCCATTTGTTGTTGATCACATTGAAGGCCTTATACACTGAAGGTGTTGACGCTAGAAACTGGTCAGGACGGATGAGCCTTCATGTTGTGACGCCTTTAGTCAAGCTGCTGACATTAAACATGCAGTCGAACGCTGAGCAACAGTGATATGCACATGTGGCACAAACACAAGCTTCATTATAAACCTCCTCAGCGTTCAGTGCCGGACGTCTCCGCCATCATTTGTGTCATTTCAGAAAATGCTTTATTTGATGCTCATGTGTGTTTGGTACAATCACAtgatgtgtgagagagagtgtgtgtgtgtttgcttgtAGACAACTTGACTGAAGAATTATATTTAAGATTTCTGATGTTTGTACCTCCAGAAGACTTTTATCCATCATTATTAAACGTTCTTGTCCATGTCAAGAATCTTGCGCTACATGATTCCTGCTGTTTGGCTTAAAACTGGGGCTTTCAAAGCAGtgcttaaaattaataaaatagattttatttaaaaacaaatacaaattagATTACACTAAATATAAATTGAGGAAATAAATGATGCATCTATGGAGTATGATGCTATAATGAGTAGAAAAAATGTAATAAGttacaatatattaataatatacatttttccaCAATATAAATTGGGCCATCACAAGAAATTTTAGGATGCAAGATGATTATCATATTTTGGGGGTCTGTAGTGaacagggaatgttctcagaacgttcttccagtaacgttaatagaacgtttgttcagagcgatctggtctttaataacgttctcaaaatattttatttatacatcgttcatggagcattttttctgaaacatttttgtttgtctaacatttttttagatgttactacttgtttcagaacgttcagagaacattcagagtCACAACAAAGACAATATATCCACAATAAATCATTTAGTTTTGGATATGAAATTGTTTAGTTCCTTCAGCTCGATTAGCAGCACATGtttatactgtgtgtgtgtgtgtgtacttgtacTGATAtctatgaaagcttgtttctgccatgaaataaaaaataaaaaaggtaattgcaactttttatttcaaagttatgatttttctttctcagaattgtgagataaaaagtcagaattgcatgataaaaactcgcaacaagaaaaaagtcataattcaAAATTCGCAGTTgcaattctgacgttataacacacaattctgactttataatttgagaaaaaaagtcagaattgtgagataaaaagttgcaattaccttttttattttgtggcggaaacaagcttccatggATATTTTTGTGAGGACCGGTTTGAGTTTTAGACCATCAGAGTGAGGACACGGAGTAAAATGAGGACATTTTGGCCGGTCTTCGCTTTCTGAGTCTTTTTGAGAGTCTCTGAGGGTCTGTTTGAGGGTCAAGACCTGGTTTAGGGATCAGGTTGTATATAATAGGGTAAGGGTCAGTTTAGGCACTTAGTTGTGATGGGTAGGGTTATGGTAAGGAGCTGGAGATTGCATTGTGTCAATGAATGTCCTCACAAAGACAGACGtacaagagtgtgtgtgtgtgtgagagtgtgtgtggcgTCAGACTCTGTTATGGggctgttttgttttggttttctcTTTTCAGAAGGAACAAAGGCGTTTCGGCTTGTTTTATAGCTTTGACAATAATACTTGAAAAACAGAAGTGGGAAACATTTCAAACTGTGAAGATGCACATTGCGAGTACAAACCATTCAAAGACAGCTGAacttttcatgaaaaataaaactgtgaAATTCAGAAGTCTCCTGTCTTTCATTCActgcattttgtttgttttgcatctTTGATGAGTTTAAAGATTACAGATTAACACTTTAATGAAACTGACAAGAGCTGTTTATCTGAAAGCACCAACACAAGAACATCGCTGAAGAACGAGAGTATGGGTCAAATCCATGCCACAtatttttgcaaaacatttttttttttttttacaaaaaattgttaaaataaattagTAGGAAAATATATTGCAAAATCATTGCAGCTAAAAACCTCttgcaaaaatgaaaaaggtTCTTAAGCTTCTTTTACAGAAGTCATTGATTTGTTcaattatctttatttttgctgttttatttatattttgcaattcctCATTTTTGTTTGCAGAACGTATTTCCCAATACTCTTTCTTTTGCAAGTAATTCttttgttcacaaaaaaaaaaaaaaaaaagctttatttGCTCAATACTTTTTCCTTTGCAAAACTTTTGTTCTGCAAATATATGTGGCATGGATTTGACTCCATACAAGAGAGTTTGATAAAAAAGCAGAACAGAGAGTTTGTAAAATGATTCATGTCTGATAGATGTTCTGCATTCATAACAAAACTCTGCAATCAGAAATAATAATGAATCTGATGtgaatactgtacattatattcATCATTATGAAGAATGAAGGAATTGACTACTGTATTCAGGATTGACATTAATGCAGGCCACGTCAActttacaaataaatgtttatgctgcagtgcatgctgagaaaccatcaaagaatcctgacaaataaaatgatgctgctcaagaaacatttatgattattatcaaatcatcatattagaatgatttttgaaggatcatgtgacacaacactggagtaatgatgctgaaaattcagctttgataactggatataaattacactttactatatattcacatggAAAACAggtatattaaattgtaataatatttcactatttttactgtattttttttttattaaataaatgcagccttggtgagcagaagaaactctttcaaaaaccttactgacccaaacttttgaacagtgtaGTGTAGATagattttgtgatttatgatttatggttGTGTCACTGAAACAGAGACACTGTGGCTGGTTTGAGATCATGTTTCATGGCACAATATATTTGCAGCAGCTACAGTGGATTTAACTGCACTTGATAATGAAGCATATTATCCCATTATCCATGGATGAGGAAGAGGCTTAAACTAAAGCAGCCGAGAGACTTCGATCCCAGAGCCCAAACATGGGATTGATCTCTACATGATTCTGATTATCTGGAAACAAGATTGACATGTCTTAGATGCTGACAGTGACCTTTATAGAAAGGCGTCAACATCGTGGCCAAGCTTTATTGAACATTACAGGTCAGTTTTTGTGAAAGTCTCAGATGAGTCTGCGCAGACGCTCTCAGAGCTGCAGGCGCGTCTGCATTCCCAGGACTACATTCACTGCTATATTTACAGGCGGCTCTCGTGCATCTGTCTCATTCTATAGCCACATATAATCACCTTAAGACCAACATCAACGATGCTAATAATGGAGCACGGTCATGTCTGATCCAGGCCACAAAACCTTTCCATGAAGACTTATGAATACCTGATTATGAATTACGCAGAAAAAGAAGATGGTCAAAAATATCATACTGTTGTACTGAAGTGTTAAATGAGCTCATGgtgacaaacaaaaacaacagaaagACAAAGGTTGTTTGGATGCCAGTTTGAACAAACTAGTTTTTCATGAAGATGGATTGGTTTTTAGTTTTACCCAAGGAGATCACAAACCAAAACTGGACCAAAGattatagaataacacaagatatgtcactcgtattgttttgaatgggagaaagtgtaacgcgcaatatggcggaataagttccgccttctaaataagaaccaatcgccgattggtaaagtcattgcgtcactgcagcagccgttagaagcactggtttctatagaaacagtcagacgcgcgcctccgaaatgaggcacaagagacgcgcatttaggtttgcgcatgcgcattagcttgatccagcctgaacatttgttttttgtcatgattcgagagtttggaaaaaacatttatgagacagttgttgtcagatttcattggtgatttcaaatatgaaatttaatcgtaaggttggcgaacagttttggggaatttgatgtttccccattcaaagagataggagctgcatgatgcccaggatgcccgtcaaagatggccgccgagtgaaatgacttgtcttaaagggactttgactggaccaatcagctgtgcatCAAACTTGCATATATGTGACGCAATAAATTCACATCCCTATCTCTTTCTCCAAATTAAATAGTTCACATTGAAAGCATTTTAGAGATGAATTTGCTATTTATGCTGCTAATAATTTGAACCAGATAACTATAACACCCTGTCCTAACCAAACGCGATGCGATAAGATTCTAGCGACAATTTGTCTGTCCACTCCACACCAGACGCTACGCGACTATGAGACTTTATAGAGTCaatcaaaatcacagccaatcagaagagcacgTGGGCGGTCTCTCTTGGCAAGCTCCCGGATGAGTTGCTACATAATCAAATTCAtgaatattacaccattttaacatgattaaaaatacatactgaaacaatctttgtcatagaatactTGTCTGTTCACGAGTTAACAGTTTGAACATTCTtgtgcccatttatttattttgaagatcTGAGATGAACTGaccgttcgcaaagacccgccccctttagttactgttgctatgtccgaaAAGCCTCgctacacatcatgttctcacagtaaaaaaatacattgcagAGCAGAGGACACCGACAACGGACAacgcgtcgacagacaagacagagcaggttacttttgatatgaaattttgtcatttttaaagaaatttaaacaataaataccgttttgtggctctttaatgcgTTGCAACAGATCTCTGTAGCGCCTCAGATCAAGCGGCTCATGAATCCGATCAtgtcttcctactagttaatttatagcatcaaataaacatgaatgaacatcagaaggaatgttgtttcaaccgcagaaagatgtcagtacacaccacTTTTCAAGTTCAAGCCTACCGATGTTAATCTACTAattcctgactgctttgttggacaaaatggcggattcggcgttatgattggttagaccgcctgtcaatcaaactcctgacGAAGGGTCAAATTGTCCATTGTTGTTTTCATACGACTATAAAAGACACACAAAATGATTTTCAAACTTACATTagatgtttttaacattaaataaagcacataaacattacCTGAGATCATGCTATACTTCAAGTGTTGTTGTTCCAGCCGTGATGTCGCAGAAAAAGAGACTGTTTCAATTAAAAAGAGAAAACGTATgcattttggccgttcatttacacgacagcagcgttttggtggcctgaaaacaaacttaaaatggtgcaaatttttgaaaacaatactgctgtcatctccgtgtaaactgcaaaaacgcAAAACTGCAAAAACGGTGACGGCATGTTTATCCACCTTATTTATCAATGCAGAATTAAGGTATTTCTGTGAGACTTCCAATTTGTTAGCCGCTATAGGGAAATAACAagaaactataaaaataaagaggATAAGCGTACGCATTTGGCGCTGTAGTGCTCTGTAAAAGAATGCGTAATGCGCAGGTGCGTAAATtaatctttctttacaaagtgacatcgccatctacttgTCTGGAGTGCGTAAttcagcgtttttagtcattttcgcagATCCGTGAGAACGGGAATAGTTTTGATAacattgtcatctgtacaaagaaaaactaatttacatggaaaagataccttttatcATGTGCCGCATCGCATCTGGTTTGGACACGGTGTAACGATATTAGCATTCACACCAGTGGATGAtatcgttctgtttattataagctcTGCagcttttgttgtttgttgctttaaatgctcaagctcattaaagcaggatggattttAATTGGCTGTCAATGCTTTATCGTTCATGcagtaaataaaaacaatcgCCCTGATTCCAGCGATATCGTTCCTCAATGTTGTAATCGTTACAGTTGTGGAGTTCACTGTTCTCTTTGAGGAAAACACAGTTTTAGTAATCACAGTGAGATGGAAAAGGTAGAACATGTAGAGAGCGGCAGATCATGATGTCTGGTCTTGTTTTCCTTGATCTGACGGTCTTATTATCCAGGAGGGATTTGCAGAGATGGAGAATAAGGGCAGGATTACTGAATGtgtttcatcatcatcatcaatgtcTGTCGGATTCATGTCACGATCGGCTCCCATGAAGCCTCAGAGAACTCAAACATCAGGAATATTGAAATCGCAGCAGAGGTGAGTCAGTTATGTGAAGCACGTGACACATGAAGAGACTTGTACAGATTCTCTTCTAGAAGAATCTGAAGTACTCCAGTATGATTATCCCCCCCTTCACATTCATGTGGATCGAGCTGCTGTGACGATAAGAGCCTGAGTGACTGTGACATTCCTTACACTTCAGGAACATATCAGATGTCAGGAGAGAACAATATTTGGATctacatttaacatttatgcatttgaatTGCATGTCaaatttacggaagaggattagggccaagaaataataaaaaaataaaaccatctcgttgttaaatttcgagaaaaaaagtcaaaataaaatgttgagaataaattatgagaaaaaactcgttaaatttcaagaaaaaagttgagataaaatgttgagaaaaaactcgttaaattaaaaaaaaaaattgagataaaatgttgagaaaaaactcgttaaattatgagaaaaaagtcgataaaatgagaataaagtaattcaattacgagaacaaattcgttaaattatgagaaaaatgtcg
This DNA window, taken from Megalobrama amblycephala isolate DHTTF-2021 linkage group LG4, ASM1881202v1, whole genome shotgun sequence, encodes the following:
- the fam78ab gene encoding protein FAM78A encodes the protein MFCWSLVLLVMGCIQSIRCKPKSFRDSVMVLELNSSIDSNPTSIDESSSVVLRYRTPHFRASARVVVPPVAGKESWTVGWIQACNHMEFYNKYGSKGMSSWELPDLRDGKIQAISDSDGVNYPWYGNTTETCTIVGPTKKDTKFTVSMNDNFYPSVTWGVPVSDSNVPMLSSIWRDQSFTTWLVAINQASGEILVLQTVRWRMRLHIEVDPDKPLGQRAKLREPIAQEQPQVLGKNEAIPPNAMVKPNANDAQVLMWRPKAGEPVVVIPPKH